GACGTGCTCGCCCAGACGCACGGCAACGTCGCCGCGCTGATCGCCGAGCCCGTCCAGGGCGTCGGCGGGTTCACCGCACCCCCCGACGGGCTGTACGCGGCCTTCCGCGAGGTCCTCGCCCCGCGCGGCATCCTGTGGATCACCGACGAGGTCCAGACCGGCTGGGGCCGGACCGGCGACCACTTCTGGGGCTGGCAGGCCCACGCCCGAAGCGGCCCGCCCGACGTGCTCACCTTCGCCAAGGGCATCGGCAACGGCATGTCGGTGGGCGGCGTCGTCGCCCGGGCCGAGGTCATGAACTGCCTGGAAGCCAACTCCATCTCCACCTTCGGCGGCAGCCCCGTCACCATGGCGGCCGGCCTCGCCAATCTCACCTACCTCCTGGAGCACGACCTCCAGGGCAACGCCCGCCGGGTCGGCGGCCTCCTCATCGAGCGGCTGCGGGCCGTCGCCGCCGGCCTGCCGGTCGTCCGCGAGGTACGCGGCCGCGGCCTGATGATCGGCATGGAGCTGGTCGGGGACGACGGCTCGCCCTCCCCGGAGGCCGCCGCGCTCACCCTCGAAGCCGCCCGGGAGCTCGGCCTGCTCGTCGGCAAGGGCGGCCGCGACGGCAACACCCTGCGCATCGCCCCGCCGATGACCCTCACCATCACCGAGGCCGAGGAGGGCGCCGCCCTCCTCGAAGAGGCCCTGCGCCGGGCCCAGCACGCGATCTCCGGAAAGGAACGGCCATGACCAGGACCGTCATCCGCGGGGGGCTCGTCATCACCGCGGCGGAGGAGGGCCGCATGGACGTCCTCGTCGAGGACGGCAAGGTCGCGGCCCTCGCCACGCCCGACAGCGCCCTCGCCGAGGGCTGGACCGCCGACCGGACCATCGACGCCACGGGCATGTACGTCATCCCGGGCGGCGTCGACGCCCACACCCACTTCGACCTGCCCTTCGG
The window above is part of the Streptomyces syringium genome. Proteins encoded here:
- a CDS encoding aspartate aminotransferase family protein translates to MSAGAPEGAASAPAPAPSGLRDRHRAVMPEWLALYYRDPLEITHGEGRHVWDAEGRRYLDFFGGILTTMTAHALPEVTKAVGDQAGRILHTSTLYLDRHMVELAERIAALSGIPDARVFFTTSGTEANDAALLLATTHRRSNQVLAMRNSYHGRSFASIAITGNADWSPTSLSPLQTLYVHGGIRTRGPFAHLSDARFIEACVADLEDVLAQTHGNVAALIAEPVQGVGGFTAPPDGLYAAFREVLAPRGILWITDEVQTGWGRTGDHFWGWQAHARSGPPDVLTFAKGIGNGMSVGGVVARAEVMNCLEANSISTFGGSPVTMAAGLANLTYLLEHDLQGNARRVGGLLIERLRAVAAGLPVVREVRGRGLMIGMELVGDDGSPSPEAAALTLEAARELGLLVGKGGRDGNTLRIAPPMTLTITEAEEGAALLEEALRRAQHAISGKERP